Below is a window of Apodemus sylvaticus chromosome 5, mApoSyl1.1, whole genome shotgun sequence DNA.
acccactgaaccatctaccAAGTGTAATGGTTTAGTTTTTTAAGATATATCATAATCCAGTATCAACCTCTTCCACATTTTCCTTATGGCACTCTTCATTTCCTTATTCCTGAAAGTGTAGATCATAGGATTGAGCAATGGTGTCAGGATGGTAgcaaataaaaacatgtttttttcaGAGTAGAAGGCAGATGTAGGTCTTGCATATATTATTATACATGGCACAAAGAACAAAACTACCACCGTAATgtgggacccacaggttgagagagCTTTATGTCTCCCTTCAGAACTGTGGGTTCTCAAAGTGAACAAGATGACACCATAGGAAATaagcaacaaagaaaaaataataatgcagAAAGACCCACTGTTAGCAAACaccaaaatgacaaaaatatgtGTGTCAGTGCAGGCAAGCTTCAGTAAAGGGAACAAGTCACACAAGAAGTGATCGATGACATTGGGGCCACAAAACGGCAGATGCATAATGAATATAATTTGTATGGTAGAATGCAAGAAGCCCCCTGTCCAGGCCATTCCTACCAGAATTCCACAGAGCCTCCTGTTCATGATAGATGAGTAATACAAGGGCTTAcaaatggccacatagcggtcataggccatggaTATCAAGACAATCACCTCTACACCAGTAAAGAAGTGGACAGCAAAAACTTGTGCCATGCAACCTTCAAAAGAAATGGTTCTCCTCTCATAAAGCAAGTCCACAGTTACCTTTGGTGTGATGACAGAGGAAATGCAAGCATCCAGAAAGGACAAGCATGCCAAGAAAAAGTACATGGGGGAGCCCAGAAGTACACGACTACATACAATGGTAACCACAATTATCATGTTGCCCCCAACTGTTGCAATGTAGACAAACAAAAATGCAACAAATACTATTTTCTGAACCTTTGGATTCTGTGAAAGTCCCAAGAGTAAGAACTCAGTGACAAAACTCTGGTTTTTCATGATTCTCAAAAATATTGTCAAAGGAAAATGTGCTCATCTACATCtgtaattatgaaaaaaaatatacTATAAACACGATTATACTATTACCACTAACCAGCTGGTACATACTTAAATAAaattctccatttacttttttatCATTAACAcagaatattagaaatattttaagggTAGTGTTTATTATTACATAAAATTGAGGACAAATTTTTGAATACTTGAAAAgccacattttttaatattggAAAAGGAACACATTGAATAGGGTTATAGAATAAAAATCATTCATCACAAAATTGTCAAACTATAatgaattctaaaaataaaatattgaaagtcATTTTGATACCATACCCTAATTATAAACCAAAGACCACAATTTATTCTTCTTGCCTTCCTTCTCTATAGAAAGAAGATCAGATGGAAAGTACAAAGCAACTGATCCTAGCCTCCCTTTTTACCAATAGAAGGAAAGGTAAAATGTGTTTTAGGATATATTTGGAAATCCTAGCAACATAGAAACTCTATTTCAAAGTATGAAGTAGACTAGAACTTCAGAAGAATGACTATTTtttcataaaacagaaaagacTATCGCACTAAATGTGACATATCAGTTTAAGAAGTTGAAATTTCACTTTTAgtacatcattttaaaatgtgaccTGAACTTCAGAAATATTATGCTGTTGTCATGACAACtatttgaaagaatatataaaaactgACTACTCAGAATTCAATCCCCTAGTCAAGAGTTTCAGAAGTTAATGTTGCTATTTTATAGGTATTGGTAAAGGTCATAAGTTTAAAGAAACAACTGAAGCATAATTGGGATTTTAAGAGAGACTGGAACTCTTCTAAGTATCAACATGgacaagaaaaacatttttctcaaaaAGGACATATTATTAGGGATAACCTTGCAACAGGGTCCCTTTATCTATTATGGTACCACATTATATTACTTTGTCCATATGCTAATGTCACATCCTGATTAAAGTAATTGAGTAAATGATGGAGAATCAGAAGAGACTGAAGTCACCACCAACATACAATTGTAGAAAACCACAtaactgaagaaaagaaataattcactGATTATAATTTATAGCCTTGAGacttatttattagatatttatacaATCCCACCTCATTTGAATACATTTAAATTGATAAAGTATATGGTTTGAAATCATACATATCTACTAAAACTTACCTGATAATTTTTAAGGATTACAAAGAAGGTCAAATGTCACAAAGTTCTTCATGGTAGCATTTCATTTTAGTAGTAGGCATAATTAAGTCATTTGAAAGTACAGCTGCATTACAAACAGAAGGAGCTTTCATGAATCATTTAGATAAATATTAGTCTTGGATTGTCGCAGGCATCTTCTGTAGACACAAtcaaaatgtatcaataaaatgtaattttatatatgaatatgtacacatatacatgtatagttATATAAGTGAATATTTACATTGCTTATTAAATTCTGTGAATTGGGGTTgggaatttagctcagtggtagagagcttgcctagcaagcacaaggccctgggttcggtccttagctctggaaaaataaaataaaataaaatctgtgaGTAAAACACTTAAAGGCATTTACACAGATATAAGTACAGGGCAGATTTattgttttctaaataaaatgaacagaattctacatcttaaattttatcacaaGAATATGCATGGGTTTATTGTAAAAGAGCATTTTACCCCCAATGGTCTGATCTCCTTAAGTCCCAAAGCTGCTTGCTGTTCCCCTCACATGGGCCCTGACACATCAGTAACTCAGAAGTtcagtgtgtttttttttgttgttgttgttgttgttttgtaaaaTAGCATTTATCTTGATATTCTTAAGCCATTTCTTTCATCAGCATGTGAATTCCTTAACAGCACACAAACGAAAGACAAGTATAATGAATAGCATCCTCAACAAACAGCAGTATAAAATGGACCATGTAGGGTCACTAAACAATCATCATTTACAACACACTAAGAAGAAGAtcactatataattatataaaactatataatatAATTCTCCAGTTGTTATTCAAAGCTAAATCAGGATAGATCAAGAACTTCCATAAGGAGATAACATCAACCATGAATAAACTGTCAAATTGAAACTAAGCATTTCTCACAATGACTCTAGTTTAATAGAATTCTATAAGGTCTTAGGTGGTAGGACTGAATGGAATGCAGGGAGGGAAAACTGTTATCAACATGTGTTATAAGggagaataaatttttaaaagataggaTGATTTCTATGTacaataatttttaatgtttataatatatgagaataataaatataaggtttcccatataaaaataataatcactgGTATAGTATGAAGTCTCTCATTTACATTGTCAGGTTCTCATAAATCAGATGGTTTGTgtacaaagaaaaccaaactgaACAGGATTTTCCAAGGAAAATAGACCTTacgttaattttaaaaattaagtaactcTTAGCTTCATTGTCTTGTTCTACTTAGCATGGCCATTAATGCTAAACAAAATGGCAGTATTATTCTCCCAATAAAGCTATTTCTGAATTTACAGTGAGACATCCATAGTGAAAAGGGTACAATGTAGTTACTGTTTATGATCACATAGTTATGGTGTTAATTAGATATAATTAGATGTTAATTGATATAACACAAACTGTAGTATAAACATAATCACAATTGTTAATGCAGTATGTGGATgtgattttaaaagttaatatctagtcaaaatgtagaaaacaacTCACTGTCACATATTCAATTCAGCCTGGTAATATGTACAATATAATAAGctgtaatataaaataatacaacTCATAGACCCAAGACTCAGTGAACACTGCAGAGAGTGGAGCAGAAAATTTGTATTAGCCAGAGGTCAAGGACATCTATTAGGAGGAATTACATTCTGAATAGTTGAAAGCTCAGACAAATTGAATAGAATTTGTTATGTAGCTAAAATTAACATATCTATAGTGAATTAATAATCCTTACTAATGCACGCATAGTAAAGCAGCAGACAATATTAAGAAACTATATGTGAAAAGCCCTACAACTTCCTATAATGTCTTAAGTGTGTGAATTTAAATGTAGACCAAATACATTGTGAAACAATCACCTTCAACTTCTTAGTGAATCTAGATCTAGTATGAGGGTGAGACCAACAGGAAGATATgaccagaatatattgtatacatacatgaaaatctCTAACTGGTATATACTTAATAAAAGTTAGCAAAACAGCTTTATGTATAATAGGAATAGGAGCAAAATGTTATACATGAAGCTTGTTGGTCCATTTAAGACGAGATGTTAGGTGACTATTCTGGTGAGGGATTGACAACATCTGTTATAGCTCCACCTAGACTCAAACTCTTCAAGTAACCTAGAATGACTGTGAACTGCAAATCTTACTCTtcacctccaagtgctgggattccaaacTTATGCTACCACAACTAATCAAATCCccatttttataaacatattaaacaaattctaaataaaaagtaatgaGTATTAATGTCAGTGCATTTTTTAAAACAGTGTTTGCATACACAAACTAAGATGAAAATTTGAAtcatttaaaagatttttctttttaaaagaaaaatcttaaaatcatACACTAAGATGTCACTTTTAATGAGACTTACAAATTTTATCAATTTAATAAAAGGCTTGATTCAATACATTTAATATATGTGtaaacctttttttctttatttttcaaattcttaagtcaatatcttaaatatataaacaattatAGATATATAAACTCCAGTCATAAAttttgaattaattaaaataaattttagaattaaaatgtaattgaggaaataaaatcatataaGAAAGTTTACCTTAAAATAtgtcaaaaacattaaaaatctagcttgaatatttttcttaaggAGTAAGAGCACTTTttcctcttctagaggacctgggtttgtcTCCTAGGACCTTTATAGTGACTAAGGATGATATCTAACTCCAATTCCTGGAGTCCTCTCATTATCTTCTTGAGTACCAGACATGGACCTGGTACACATATGTGTCCCATgcactcaaataaaataaaaataaaccaatccTTAAAGGTACTAGAAACTtagaaatatctaaaatattaacAATGAGCATGATTATGTAAAACTATTATAAATTACTTTCAGATGATACTGTATTAAAACACTGGAAATATGAAAACAGCAAAGAaggtattttaatattatatttattaagaagaaaattaagcattcatttatacatattttaaacacattttataatttagaaaGGAACATATGAAATAATAGGCACTTAAGAATGTATTTTGGCTAAAAGAGACCACATTAGCACAGGCACCAGTAAAGGGATGGGGCCACATATGCATTccaaaaattttaatccagaaatgttcctgtccaaaggaaagatagGGACAAACATGGAACTGAACTCAAGGGAAGAACATCCAGAGGCTACCGACCTAGGAATTCATCacatctgtagacaccaaaccctcactcttgctgatgtcaagaagtgcttgttgagaggagcctgatatggctgttccctgagaggttctaccagccccagaccaatacagatgcagatacttacagcaaTCCATTGTACTGATCCCTGCGACCCTAATGGAAGAACTAGGAAAAGGACTGATGGAGCTAAAGGAGATTGCAACcaaagaagaagaacaatatcaactaactggaccacccagaactccaagggactaaaccaccaaccaaacagtgtAAATGGAGGGATCCGGGACACCAAAACACATGCACCAGAGAatagccttatctgacatcatgaggaggagagggaggcttgatgccccagcataaggggatgctagagggatgaggtgggagtgagtgaatgggtggagaaacaccTCATAGAAGGCaaaggagggggggaaggagggctGGGTTGATggttggtggaggggtaaccaggaagggggatatcatttaaaGTATAAACGAATAAATggattaataaaaaaatagattGACTCTAAGCATATAAATCTACTGAGGTAAGAAATTTGAGCAAAAGAGTTTATATGactttttgaggtgggaagatgagATGAGGGGTTTGCGGAGGGGCTGCatctaaaatgcaaataaataaattaaccaataaattgtaaaatagaaaaaaaacacatttgtaaaGCAAATGATTTATAGTTTCCTGACCATGACATCCAAATGTTGTCACTTTATTACAATTTAAAATCATCTATGAAGGTGAAAATTATACCTTCTATGCTTTCCCATGGATCAGTTGTATGAAAACTTTGATGAGAGCCATCTTCTAATCTCGTTTGCAGAATGCATATTCAGTGGTGACCAAAACTTCTCTGCTGGCAGTCTACTTCTTAGAGAATTAAGAACAGGGCTAGCAATGAGAATAGGCAATACTATGTCTGCTGCACAAGGAGTGAATTCATCATGATTTCCAAgtaatagaaaaattaatatatcAAAGTTCCTCCTTCACTCCTACAGGAATATAAAGATGCTTCCATAAGATATCATGACTTTATGAGATTGTTTATGAATATCCCGAGGGTTTGAAAATTTTCTACCCCCATGAGATTCCAAGTTATATTTCTATATACCTTTCACTTCTTTCACTAGTTAATTATACTTATAAGCACCTCCAAAGTTAggttgtacttttaaattttttctatgaaTTCTATTTAATAATATTTGGCTCAGGAAAAAAATCCTGCTTGATAACATATGAAATATGGTGTTTATGTGCAGATTTTAAGCAAATTTTCTTCTGTCACAAGGAATTTTTCAATAAATCTACAAGTTAAGCATGTATTATTTTGGGAAAATCTAGAAAGGacattttctgtttaaatatataaagagaTATATTAATAGGGACATTATGTATTTCCTatgagaattccttgtttttatatacttttagACAAGTTCACATATGTACTCATAAAATTATTACACTATTGACCACTAATACCTCTCTCTTATACACCTCCCACTAGTGCTGACCCTATTTCTCTTccaatttttcaaagaaccacacCCATAACTTTAAAAATGAGCTTTTAATTGGAGTTACTTGACTGGAAATGAAGAGGAAGTTATTTATTGGAGTAAGGGAAACTTACTGGTAAAAACAATGGCACTCTTTTACCAGCAATAAATACCTATGTATATCATTCCAACAAGAGGTGGGTCCTCACAAGTGCCTCCACAAGCTAAGATGGAATGTTGAATGGCCCAGACTTATACAGGTATACACAGGTAATGTCTTCATTTTGTCAATAGTTTACACATATTCAGAACAAAATATATCATAGCACTCCTGCCTACCATGCAGGTCCTATAATTTTATCTATCTATGATATTCACAAGCCTTAGGGGTGGTCATATAAATCTGCTCCATTTAGTGATAAGCATCAAACAATCTTCTCAATCTTTTCAAGAGTTGCATATCTCTGCAATAACACCTCtttactgcaaaaagaagcttctctatcCAAGATTAAGAGGTGTAGTATTTAATATGCATAAATAGAAATATTAGGTGGCAGTTTGATGCCTTGTCTATTTAGCAAAACAGTTGCAGCATATTCCTACCAAGGCCTGTGACTTCACAAGCCATAGGCTTTCAGCATGCTTACATCACCAATATGTATTCCCTCCTATGCAACACGCCTCAGTTCCATTCTAAAGATTGTTTGTTACCTCGTATTCAATCAGCCATGCCATTATATTACATCAGTGGgtaaattttataatttgtttcatttttctagaaTGCAAATCTGATATCTAAACAACAgctttgaggattttttttcaaaggcCTGTAAGGCATTCTGAGTTATAAACAGTAGCCATTAGAGAAGAGTGTTCTCAGGAACTCATAATGTGagttctcataaaataaaaaaaaaagatgttacaTATTTTGCAAATACAAGGCACAAAATTAGCATTACCATTCTAAAATGAAGGGTTGGTGTGATAGTCAGGAATAAGAAGAATGAAGCAAAGCCCAAACTGAACAAGGCAAATAGTGACATGGTTTGCTTTTTTGAACATAATTGTAGTCATTTTGTATTTAATCTCCATTTCACTCATTAAGTGAGATGAAGTTCTTCTACTTCCCACAATTAATCATTGTAGCTGACACTAAAAGGTTCTGCTAGTATGCCAAAATATTTTAGTTGTATTACGCATCCTCTGCTTTTTTGATATTCTGGAAATTTACTGTCCACAACTCCATTTATCTTTTTCAGCACCAAACAGCTTGTAAGTTAGTTGATAATACTTCATATAGTTTGTCAAATGTAATACTGCTTCCCTTCTTGCCTTTTGAACTCTTGACCCATAAAAAGCCTGCTCTAAGAACAGAGGAACACCACAGTCTGGCTACAAAGTCTACTTTGTGGTCCTGTCCAATTGGCCTGTATTAAGTTGATCAGTTCATCAATAAACTGTCATCATATCTGAGATTGGTGGTCAGTGCAAGGCTATTCGTAAATCACAACAATAATAAACTTACAGTTTCTTGTTTTCTGTCATGTGATGACTCATCAGAGATCTAAAACAGAGATAGTGGCCCCCACCATCCATCTCTGCTACCAACAGAACAAGGAGACTCTCTTTACCCAGCTATACTCCCTGCCTGCTAGTGTCATCAGTGTGTCCCAGGTTGTTGCCATCTTCTACCACCCTGGGGTTTCCACTAAAGCTTGGGCTTCACTTTCACAGATTCAAGAAAATAGCCCTACAGAATCTTTTTCAGTGATCCTGGTACTTGTATTGTGTGGCCTTGGCTTCTCTCAAAAACCATGAAACAGgagctatagagatggctcagcagttaagagcactgaccactcttccagagatcctgatttcaactcccagcaacaacatggtggctcacaaccatctgtaataggatctgatgccctctctggtgtgtctgaagacagctatagtatactcatatacagaaaataaataaataaaccttaaaaaaaccaACATGAAACAACACTACATAACCCTTAATGTCTTATAACTTTCATGCCTAGAAAACCATTATCATGTACATAATGTTGCCTAGGTTTCCTGAAGCTTGAGATGAGGCCTGTCACCCTAAGGACTACAAATACATCAATTTCTGTGAGATCTTGCACTTAGGGAAGATATTGTATTAGTCCAGTTCAGACCtggacatttttctttaaaacttctaGTCTTGCTAACATGCCACTTGAAGCAAATTTTAAGCTTCCAGAGATCCTTCTTCTAAGAtctctattattttttatatctttttttggcccatttgcttttttaatgtagaaatagataaattataaaaaatatattgatagtgctggagaaatgtctcagtgatGAATAGCACTCACTATATTTGCAGAAGACTGGTGTCTACTTTTCAGCAACTACTTTGAGGCTCACAAGTATATTAGTCAGGGGACTCTAGAcaaatgatacacacacacacacacacgcacacacacacacacacacacacacaaactggaaTTGATTAGAGTTTGTGTTCAAGcgagtccaacaatggctgtcaaCTAAAAGAAAATCCAAGCATCCAGTAGTTAGTTCTTCAGTTGAAGAGGCTGAATGTCTCAGCAGGTCTTCAGTATAAGTTGGTACACCACCCCATATAGATTCTATAGATTGTATGGATTCCAATGAAAAAACTAATTTGTCAGAGAGTAAAAGTAAACAGACAAAGAACAAgtatttccttctttcatttcatGATTTTTATAGAAGTGTCTACCAGAAAGTGTAGCCCAAACTAAAATCAGATCTTCCTACCTTAGAACATATGGATTAATGGTGGGCCTTTTCacttaaaatgatttaattaacAAAGTCTGTCGCCCACATGTGTCCTCAGCCACTTGTgatttagttaattccagatgcagtcaagttgaAGAAAAACAATAACCATCACATAGCCATTTGTAACCCCAGTTTCAAGGTCCTTAACACCTGACCTCAGTGAGCACTAAACACATAGCATCCATACACACAAGCAGAATAAACAGTAATACACATAATGTAATTACATGTAAAAGGTTTTAATGTATTCATGTCACTGACTGAATCTCTCCTATCCTGAAAGTTTCTCCATCTAGTGAATTATTCTATTATGT
It encodes the following:
- the LOC127684379 gene encoding olfactory receptor 4C15-like; this translates as MKNQSFVTEFLLLGLSQNPKVQKIVFVAFLFVYIATVGGNMIIVVTIVCSRVLLGSPMYFFLACLSFLDACISSVITPKVTVDLLYERRTISFEGCMAQVFAVHFFTGVEVIVLISMAYDRYVAICKPLYYSSIMNRRLCGILVGMAWTGGFLHSTIQIIFIMHLPFCGPNVIDHFLCDLFPLLKLACTDTHIFVILVFANSGSFCIIIFSLLLISYGVILFTLRTHSSEGRHKALSTCGSHITVVVLFFVPCIIIYARPTSAFYSEKNMFLFATILTPLLNPMIYTFRNKEMKSAIRKMWKRLILDYDIS